ATATACATGATGCACCCAAGTGCAACCTGGTCTAAAACATATTTCTTCTatgaatatgcattatgcactcaGGTGCATCTTGTATATTTCGTGGATAAATATAGGTTTATCCTAAAAATCACTTGAAATATATTATACACGATCAAAATCAGTAGCTAATGATTTTGAGCAATAAGTCCACTATCATTATCATCACATTCATCATTAAAACATCCACCAAAAATAATACTCAAAGAGGAATATaagagaaacaacaaaaaattcacaaaaatatACATTATGCATTCGGGTGCATTAAGGCCAAAACCTATATTTCTATCAGAAATACATTATGTACTTAGGTGCATCTTGTGTATTTCGTGGGCCAAACCTAGGCTTAAACATCACGCTCGAACCAACAATAGTCTACATGACAAACAAGATAAATAATATGAAAAGTTATAAGGAATCAAACACAATTGCTCAACCCCTAATCAACTGAATTACCAGTACTTGAATTGGGcaaaaatcaacaaattaatGGCAAGATTTCACTTAAAAGAGTATGATTAATCAAATTACAAAGGAATAACTTCAATTGCATCAATTAATACAAGAAACAAATTCATGGAATGCAAGAAAAGCTTACAAGTTAGATCCATGAGATGGAAAATGCCAACGTCATCAAGATATTCCGCTGGAAGAAAAAACAGTACCAATTGCACTAGCCTTCTCCCGTCTGTTTCATTCTAATCTTCTTGTCTCCATTTCTTTCCACTAACATTAAACTAATAACTTGGTTATTACAAATTCCGTTAGTGTTCTATGAGATTTTTACCCAAACACTTGATGTGCTGTTTTAGATTGAAGTCGATAGATCCCTTTGCCAGGTAGGTTTGAGCTCCTTTGGTAGCTTGTCCACCTGCAATTTCGATTTCAACCATTTCACAATAATCTCTCTAATCTAATTCCTTCCCAAGCTTGAAATCACTCCTATGTATCCACCATTCAACACCTAAACCATCTGCAACAATTCACTTTTCTTTACCGTGTTTAcaactaggggtgtaaataatacccgaaaatactcggcctgcttGTATCCGCctgagcccgcctgtacccgaagtagcccaaagcctgttatggcccgtcatggaccacccggcctggcctggattaatttattgggcggtctcgggctttgcgattaattatgatgcccggcctgatacccggtctggtgcccggcctgaaagccttctatgtgtcattaatcatttaatatcctcttaaaaagacttaaaagttacaattttataattgtcaattttgtgtcaagaaaaataaaatatacaattgtttttacttataattaaccttttcaaaacattaatggtaatatattttcttattagaaagtttattgtactctaattaattatttattataggctaaaattaaaaatttgtcagtgtaatttaaatataaaataatactatcacttacgatatgcgatgttggaaaggaaaggatattgtatttaataccgttcatttgaaaatttaaacttaaaaaaaaaaatcaaaatagtggcctgtccggcccgatctggcctgcccgtataaaaagcgggctttgggcggtctttaggtagcaaattatctacttgtgtcTGGCCTGTCcgacctgaatttgtttacgggctcacaaatattaagcctgaccTGCCcgacctgtcttagtttttgggtcgggtgGCCCGAACTGCCCGAATTTACGCCCCTAAATTACAGCATACAAACTttccaagactccaacaatcGTGACCCAAACTTCCGTATTCTCAGAGATTCAATCTGGTGATTCTGTGATTGAGTCTTATTAATTTTTGTTGGTGGATTTGGCTTAGGTAGTGAAAGACACATGTGAATATGGAAGAAGAGGAGTTGTTGTTCCTTTCCAAACAGAATTCCTCATACTCCACGGATTATTAAATCCATGGCAACAACATTTAGTGCTTCAACTGTTTTAACCGGAGAGGACGAAGAATagaacgagttttggaaaaaatAGATAGCGAGGAAAAGGGGAGGGTGAATTAGTAAACTAATGTAAAAATACTCGGGCGAACTACCCATCCAGGATATAAGAACCATGAATTTAAATTGTTGGCTATTTGAAAGATTGACATATTTTACTTGTTTTTTAGACCTAAAAATTCACATTCAAGACTAATTAACCAAAATACTGCAATCACTATTGGTGGACATAAAAAATCTCTTAATCTCTTTATAAATCATTATTGACTAACCCGTATCATCGCCGTTGTGAATAATCTCTTAAtcgcaagaagaaaaaaaaaacaattttatcTAGGCGAATACTCAGAATAATCTCCATATATTGAACTGAACTAGGCGCCAGAGGTGGACATCTAATACTCTGCCTCCATTGTTAATCTTCCGATTAATTGATGAGGACAAGAGTTGgactaaaaaaatattttatcgaCAAACTTAACAAGAGTTGGCGTATAAATTTTTATAAATTCGTCAATGCTTCCAGTTCCGATTACACTTTGCATAATATTGCaagctaataaaaaaaaaatagttataaTTCAGGGTTTAAAATTAATGGGAAAAATAAAATGAAGGACGTTAAAGAAATTCCGCGGCAAAGACTCTCCGGACCAGAGTCTAGGTCTAAGTCCAAGTAAACTTATAAGTCAcgtttttcaaaataaaataaaatgtgatTCTCGTTATACCATCCAAGAAGTTCATACCGCAACTTCATACAAGAATTGAGCGACTTAGGTAGGTCCTCATTCATAATATTATTTCATTGAACTCCTAACATTATCACTCTACCAAAGCAGCTCTTCATTTCTATAAATAATGCCTCTACCTCCAACATCAAAGAACACAACTGGCTCTCTGTCTGGCTTTACGTAACTCTTTTCATCTTCTTGCTAGATCAATATCTTTGTTCAGTCCATCACCAAACATATACACAATATACATGGCTTCTCCATCAGCATCTCTTGTATTCAAGGTACAAAGACGGGAGCCCGAACTAATTAGTCCAGCTAAACCAACACCTCATGAATTTAAGTACCTATCTGATATTGATGATCAAGAAGGTCTTCGTTTCCAAATTCCTGTTTTTCAGTTCTATCGAAAAAATGAAGTTTCCTTGGCAAGTGGGAAAGACCCCGTGGATGTCATAAGGAAAGCATTAGCCGATTCTCTTGTTTTTTACTACCCGTTTGCTGGTAGGCTTATAGAAGCACCTGGGAGGAAGTTAGTGGTAGAATGCAATGGCAAAGGTGTCATGTTCATTGAAGCTGATGCAGATGTGCGTCTTGACGAATTCGGAGATGCACTTCAACCACCTTTTCCTTGTCTGGAAGAGCTCATTTTCGATGTCCCAGGTTCCGGGGGTGTGCTAAATTGCCCTCTCTTGTTGATTCAGGTGAGATTTGGAAGGTTATATATTGCATAGACCCACAGTTATTACATATATAACGCTTTTAAATTGGTCAAAACTGTTCTTTGTTTGCAAAAAAAAGTGGCTAATTAAGTAACTTTAGTTACCATGAACTAGAGAGGAAACGACACGTAACTGTCGTGTTTTTTTAGTAAAGAAACGGTCATACAGTCATATAAATAATATAACGTTGTTTCTTCTAAATTGATAGTGCTACGAtcattttcaaaaaagaaaagaagatattgttGCAACTTGCAATCATGTTTACACTTTAATAAAAGAGTAGGTTCGGCAAATTTCAACCTTACGTAGACCTACCTGTCTTTAATTGGGATAACTTGTCTGACTTTtttattgttgatgatgataggtTACCCGATTACTATGTGGAGGATTCATTTTAGCCATTCGGCTCAACCATACCATGAGTGATGCTCAAGGTTTAGTACAATTCATGACAGCTCTAGGTGAAATTGCTCGAGGTGCACTCGCCCCATCAATCTTACCCGTGTGGCAAAGACACATCCTAAATGCCCGAGATCCCCCTCAACCCACATTTGCGCATCGCGAGTACGATGTGGTACCAGATACCAAAAACACTGTCATCCCTCTAGATGATATGGTACACCGTTCTTTCTTCTTTGGTCCCCAAGAAGTGGCCGCCCTTAGAAAACACGTGCCATCTCATATTCAATCGTGTTCCACCTTTGAAATGCTCACCGCATGTCTCTGGAGATGTCGTACCATTGCAATCAGTCCAGATCCCGAGGAAGAAGTTCGAATGATCTGCATCGCGAACGTACGTGGGAAGTTCAATCCACCAATTCCGGAGGGATTCTATGGTAATGCCTTTGCGTTTCCAGTGGCAATATCAACTGCAGAGAAATTGAGCAAGAATCCATTAGGATATGCACTAGAGTTGGTAAAGAAAGCCAAGAGAGAAGTGACGGACGAGTACATGCGTTCACTGGCTGATCTTATGGTGAAAAATGGACGACCACATTTTGCAGTTGTGCGAGCATATCTTGTTTCGGATGTAACCCGTGCTGGGTTTGGAGATGTGGATTTCGGGTGGGGAAAAGCAGTGTATGGTGGGCCAGCGAAAGGTGGTGTAGGAGCCATACCTGGGGTAGCAAGCTTTTATATATCATTCAAGAACAACAAAGGAGAAGATGGAATTTTGGTGCCAGTTTGTTTGGGTGGACCAGCAATGAAGAAATTTGCGGTAGAGATTGAAAAGTTGATCAGTAATGAACCATCAGCTGATTCCGAGGCTCCCGTAAATTACAAGTTCATCACATCAGCACTCTAATTAGGTCATACTAGAGCACTTGCTGATCCAGGATTCGGACAAGAACAGTTCCAATTTCCTTCGTTTCAGACTCCGAGACATTAGGATTTACGAGTGTGGCATAGTAAAATGAACTGTTATAGACCCTTAAACTCCGGTTTGTGACCGGATAGCATTTTTTCGAAGTTAATGTTTTCTTTCTCTCTGTTTTCCGTCTTTTATGTCAAGCATAATGCATGTAGAGTGGTAgttcttgtacgaagaagaaaCTCGGTGCAAAAGTATGTGAACGAATAGCTTATTCAAATCATTTTTATTGTTATACTTGCTTAAATGCTCCCAGCCACTTGATTCGAGTTCGAGCCAATAAAAAAAGATAACACGCTATGCATCATTTTtagcctcgcgtttttaggggccactcgaaagcatttaggggccaacaataaaacaaaaaaagtcacccaaagggaaaatgtagccagcccttatctcgcgtaattcgtaatggcgaaattacccttatatattcagaggatatgataaaattgttatcctccgattgcaatcggaagccaaaatatttcccagacttccgattatagtcggtgcagtattagaatgatttgtgtttcattttttccatttctttttcatttttgagttgttagagttatagagaagaaggtgaaggaaaaaaagagaaaacccattttatcactacaaaaatggatggatatgaagaagaaggtgagaatcatgacgaagaacaaaatgttgagggttcacgaccgtttagagaagacgatttggggtatatgttgaatgatccaaacttttgtggagaggaaaacatagacgaccctttcatggaagaaaatggagaatcgtccgatattgaagctaacgatgcatgtaaaacacaggtattgtgttaagaaactcaaatactcgatttgcatgcgtttgtgtgcttttgtaaacaagaaaaaccgattattgcatgcattgaatgccatgaactacccagattcggtagataatttgtaGAATAAacctacgaatataacacactgagtaccaaatatgtatattcagtagttacaagatactagtttactgccgaagatgagaaaaaaccccaaactggttttccaaaaatatctacattcggtagttatgtagagttatttacccgcGAAttgccccaaaaacgaattcctcagaaaatttcaaaactcagtattcttatcctttacaatcggtaatagtttaacattctttgactgccgaatataacagtggcctcgaaataaaatttccgaaaacttgaaaatcggatgtttatcgattaaagttatcttccggttatttatattcggctggtttactatatattttagcttccgattatatcattttttgcactcagtaaactgtgtacattcatttgcataaatcgggtgttttgggtaaccgataggattcccaATATagagtattcggaagtttgacttatttaataacctccgattattgtataataatttgttgctttcataagcaggccgttgaagagtttgttgatgacttctatttgaggcccgacacttccctatactatgcaaacgatttggtatactcattactacttttttctttttttcaaaatttatatgttaaatggttatgattattagatttgttttgttttatgcacgtttagacatttggatcAATGCTTTCATAAAATTTTGtagatagatgctacttataagacaaacaagtataacatgccgttgttgaacattgcttgccatacttcagacaaaaacacgtttacgattgcatgtggtttaatggatcatgagaacaatgtgagtttcatttggatgttggagacgttgaggtccatttataacagtgataattttccaagggttattgtaacggataacgatcaagccttaatgcatgcaatagcggtagtgtttccggaagcccgaaacttgcaatgtacgtggcacattcaatgcaatctcaaaaccaattgccatcatcatttccaagctaaaagaccaaggaagggtaccaagaggtcaaaggaagaggatgagcgcattagtaaattaaccgtggaagaacgtaaggaagaggatagtctatttgaagaaaagtggaaggaggatggaataatttggaaaatgttcatgaaagcatgggacaaaattgtttggtcgatgaccgaggaaatttacgaatgtaacttgaagaaatttgaggatgaatacggcacggactacccaaaaacggttgagtattgtaaaaaatggttaacgattaaggagaggtttgtgtttgcatggacatatgaatatcgtaacttcaagaacgaggcgacaagcattgcggaggggtctcatggtcgactaaagaaaatactaattggtagtcaaaatggagttgtgtcgatccaagaagcaatccatgaattcaccaatcgtgatctcgtaaagattaggaaatgtatgcaatttagtgtacaccaattcccgatggaacatattaaggaaaaatttcttctaaggggagtttttcataaagtttcaagatgggaaataaatcgcatgatgaaacaattgaagttatataaaatttatgatgacgagaatacggtttgtgtttgcaaggatatgataggtattggactcccatgtcgtcataagttgggtaggtatgttgaagtgattgacatcgatgatattcacccattttggaagcaattaaatttcactccgaacacctcggtagttgatggtccgtctttcttcgaatcggaattgtgtgcacgaatagccgagcgttacgctacatcaaacggcaccaaaaagcaaatattgatgcataatttggaggaagcccttcacccttgtttaagggaggttgatgaacctattaagcaaaagaacaccggtaggccgaacaccgaagtgtcaaggaccatccaaagaaaagagttgaaggagtatttgtctaataaaagaatattgtctaggcacgagcgttcggaagccgaatttgaagatgagccggaacctaagaaaagaggtcgtccaagaaatgatcaaattggaccaaccacccgacaagtaagtcaacccaatgttgttgaagaagttgttgatcaaatgaacgcctcgcaacaaacccaaccaatggaaattcttactataaaagaggacaaaggtactcttcgttgccctagagatcttaatggaagaccaaatcgatccacatatacaaagagtatttggaacaactccctccacttatcattccatttgttttgtcgaccgacgaggttgatggggatggaaattgtgggtttcacgttgctacggaacaaatgggttactttagagaggcggatatcgaagatgtcacccaatgccaatatttaagaaataagatggcggtacaactagtgaaggacaagggtttttatatggagatgatgaggcgaggagatagatacgacaaagaacaagagttcaaagacttagttgcgcgtgtgaagtgtcgaaagggattgaagacaatcggatccaagtattggatgacaatgcctaaatttggatatctcctagcggacgttttgaattgcgtggtacatttctttgttcctcctatgtatggacttagtatgacgtttgcacccacaagaacgtcttgcgacgagtcggttaaaggtagaagaatcgtaatggcatttgtgaatgaaatgcattttatcggtttaagagtaaagaaagattgtccgttacctccgttgagtaagtggcacgattacttcccgatgaaccattgcaaggattgggtgaaacaatatgagtccaacatggttgattgggatcgttttatggacaacaactttcccgctgagttactcgaattgatcccctcggatgatgacgatgtttgatcgtttttttcgAGGAATCGGCTGAGttactataattttttttgaaactatgtaatcggaacaacagtattataacacttcaatacgattaatcatattcgggaattccatattttatcaaaccgccgattaatattaaaaatttgaattttcagcactcaaacatcacatgttattcttttttcccagtccgagatgcaacaatcaacgcggcttcgaaatgtagaaacgactctcctctccacttggaataagcatcttgtgccgcaaacctgtcgtctctgtgcctagcaagaatacggttgtactcggtgcacaattttataacatggttcacccttgaagaaacatgcgatggttcataattgtggcgtggcttcttgtacttaccaacaaaaggacccaatgaaacgttaatccaaaatatacgatcgtcctgctgttctttgggtagatctttcacaatgtaataattttttatccattcggtctcttcctcaacttgttttaatctttctctataatggaattgttcttgacctcgcttcttagccttgatttcctcttcctcctcctccgttgccactaacgatggtttaatttattttgggttgtttgttccttttttatatttcttcttccattgttgcaattgatgtagttgttcgcttgcatcttcgaagtatgttgtcgattgatgatggacttaccattgaaaaggtttttcattccgattttttactcaataataactgagaggggttaccctccttatatagattagagttccaacggatctaatttttgaaaatatggtcgttgaggtttctgaaaatatggccgttgaggtttcgtaccattggtgcactacaatcggttgttaacgatacacgtattacccccgaataagacattcggtggcaaacttaaattcttatctaccgtTTAAGTTGGAAGTTACCAAaacttaatcggaagttaaattagttaccaaaacttccgaatatgggttgtctaaccttcaatattggcccttggaaccacctggagccatggcgtggtttgttttgaacttgtaatattcggaggataattttttgtaaagttccgaatgtacgatggcccaaaaatcagaatttgggaaaaacttatacttttcaaattttgtctttgaattaatcggaagttaaattagttaccaaaacttccgaatatgggctgtctaaccttcaatattggcccttggaaccacctggagccatggcgtggtttgttttgaacttgtaatattcggaggataggatttttgtaaagttccgaatgtacgatggcccaaaaatcagaatttgggaaaaacttatacttttcaaattttgtctttgaattaatcggaagttaaattagttaccaaaacttccgaatatgggttgtctaaccttcaatattggcccttggaaacacctggagccatggcgtggtttgttttgaacttgtaatattcggaggataggttttttgtaaagttccgaatgtacgatggcccaaaaatcagaatttggaaaaacttatacttttcaaattttgtctttgaaataatcggaagttaaattagttaccaaaacttccgaatatgggctgtctaaccttcaatattggcccttggaaccacctggagccatggcgtggtttgttttgaacttgtaatattcggaggataggttttttgtaaagttctgaatgtacgatggcccaaaaatcagaatttcggaaaaacttatacttttcaaattttgtgtttgaactaatcggaagttaaattagttaccaaaacttccgaatatgggctgtctaaccttcaatattggcccttggaaccacctggagccatggcgtggtttgttttgaacttgtaatattctgaggataggttttttgtaaagttccgaatgtacgatggcccaaatactggccccaaaacgggatttttcctatatcagaaattttgagattttttcaatatatacattcggtagtgagtgttcttccgaatactgtgtgtctacttaaatatatttggtagccaaaaaattcattaaactaccgattattagcagtttgtatccaggaagatatggccaccaatattcggcagataattatcaaatctttctcccgaatactgtcgatgttcttgaaaaatgaagaacacgactacattcggaattaaataagcatgaatatcgcccgaatctggataaataaccgaaaaccctagaatttttttttctcgattcgacgaattaaagcgaaataaaccccaaaaatgatagattcttacctaattggggccatttgaagttgacgaagtgtttgactatcggaatcgccaccaccgactacattgccgggtacgcgttcttcgcgttcttatacagttgaaatgagtagaattttttgatttggcttttatacagttttaccagaaaggcatttatgtaacttcaatatcatatagggtaccccttaactagagtctttggctgggtataaattgatggcccctaaatcctttcgggtggcccctaaaaatgggAGGATTTTTAGTGCTGATGCTAAAAGCTAAATTATGACTTTTGTACGCTAATACTAATAACACCAACCTGcatccccattttctcaagtaaTAATCATTAGAAAATTGACTTTGCAATCCCGACCAATCTATTAACATTCACTTTGAGGAGCGGGAAGAACCAGAATAAATGCGCCCATTTTAAACCTACACATCGTTAATTTAGGCATCTCTTGGACACTAATGATCAAGGTTTCAGGCGACCCATTCTCATTATTCTGTAAGATGAACAGAGAAAGCAAACTGAAGTGATAAGAGAAACAAAAATGACGACATCTATTCAGGACAGGAGGAAGTATATCAAGCAGAAAACCAGTCCCAGTAGACGTCATTATAGAAGGCGACAAATAGTTGCCCGCATACATTTCACCGCACCTTGAACAATTATCATGCGTATACTATCATCCCACCCTGAAAGTCTCTAACTTGCTCCTCGGATGACAAAATGAAAGAGGAGAAAATCATGCTTAAATGATGTAACTCGTCCCTTCAAATCTCGTCTACGTTGTAAAAGGCGCTAGGGGAGGCGAGGCACCAAGCCCATCGCCTGGCCTCGCCTAGGGCTTAAGCGCTATCTGGGCGCTCTAGGCgccgaaaaaaaaaaattggtcattACGCT
The nucleotide sequence above comes from Papaver somniferum cultivar HN1 chromosome 8, ASM357369v1, whole genome shotgun sequence. Encoded proteins:
- the LOC113301919 gene encoding benzyl alcohol O-benzoyltransferase-like: MASPSASLVFKVQRREPELISPAKPTPHEFKYLSDIDDQEGLRFQIPVFQFYRKNEVSLASGKDPVDVIRKALADSLVFYYPFAGRLIEAPGRKLVVECNGKGVMFIEADADVRLDEFGDALQPPFPCLEELIFDVPGSGGVLNCPLLLIQVTRLLCGGFILAIRLNHTMSDAQGLVQFMTALGEIARGALAPSILPVWQRHILNARDPPQPTFAHREYDVVPDTKNTVIPLDDMVHRSFFFGPQEVAALRKHVPSHIQSCSTFEMLTACLWRCRTIAISPDPEEEVRMICIANVRGKFNPPIPEGFYGNAFAFPVAISTAEKLSKNPLGYALELVKKAKREVTDEYMRSLADLMVKNGRPHFAVVRAYLVSDVTRAGFGDVDFGWGKAVYGGPAKGGVGAIPGVASFYISFKNNKGEDGILVPVCLGGPAMKKFAVEIEKLISNEPSADSEAPVNYKFITSAL